The following proteins are co-located in the Syntrophorhabdaceae bacterium genome:
- a CDS encoding universal stress protein, translating into MHEIKRILVVSTSTSTCKKAIHYGVDLAKQLGAKLYVYHSDYDPFVLEGWGVPIPSLKTIREDYMRQLQVDRKVLNGIVDEEKTPDMEVEIVVSAEPLIKEVPKIVHEQKIDLVIMAAFREGRLEHFMFSSSLHDLVRTMPCSILLVKDRHAWEE; encoded by the coding sequence TCAAAAGGATTCTTGTAGTGAGCACATCGACGAGCACGTGTAAAAAGGCCATTCATTACGGCGTGGATCTGGCCAAACAGCTTGGTGCAAAGCTCTATGTATATCACTCAGATTACGACCCCTTCGTGCTCGAAGGGTGGGGGGTGCCCATACCGTCACTCAAAACGATTCGCGAAGATTATATGCGTCAGCTGCAGGTAGATCGAAAGGTGTTGAACGGCATAGTGGATGAAGAGAAGACCCCGGACATGGAAGTAGAAATTGTGGTCAGTGCAGAGCCCTTAATCAAAGAGGTCCCGAAAATAGTCCATGAACAGAAGATAGATCTCGTAATCATGGCGGCTTTCAGAGAAGGACGCCTGGAACATTTTATGTTCAGTTCCAGTCTGCATGACCTGGTGCGGACCATGCCCTGCTCGATCCTGCTCGTGAAAGATCGTCATGCATGGGAAGAGTAA